One Ciconia boyciana chromosome 16, ASM3463844v1, whole genome shotgun sequence genomic window, AGGATGGGTAGGGTCTTTGCAGTGCCAGggtttggggagagggaggtggtGGCATTGCCACCACCCTAGCGGGGGGTGGCACTGAGCTGGTGGAGGTTGGGTGGTCCTGGGGTGGGAGGCCCCCCTGCTCTTCATGCTGGGCTCTTGGGGATGCTCAGGTGAGCCCGGGGCTTGACGCCTGCCCCCAGCCTGCTGGAGATGGGAGTGGGGCAGCCCATGGCGTGGCACCGGGGCTGTGCCGTGATGGGGTCGGGtgccctggtgtccccaaggtctgCGGGCTCTGCTCCTGGGGAGAGCTCCCCACTCCCAGCCTGTGCGTGTCCCCCCCATGCTACCTCACAGGGACCGCAGCCAGTCAGGTCGGCTCCAGAAAACACCCCCAGGGCTCTCCCCATCTCCGAAAAACACCCCCAGGGCTCTCCCCATCTCCAAAAATATGTCCCCAGGGCTCTCCCCGTCTCCAAAAATACGTCCCCAGGGCTCTCCCCACCTCCAAAAAACATCCCGAGCTCTCCCCATCACCAGCATAGCCTGGGCCCTGCCgtgcccctcctgccccctctcTCAAAGCCCCTTGACCTCGCAGCTCCGTTTCCGAGCAGCGGGCTCTCACCCTGTGCACTGTcgagttttggggttttttacactAACTATCGTGTGTTTCTGCCCATGCAGCCTTAGGAAAATCCAAAGGTACTGTATCCTCTGCAGCGGtgctgggaagctgctgggagggtgctgggaggatgctgggaAGGTGCTGGGAGAATGCTGGTGCCTGCTGGTacctggggaagggagaggtggcCGGTGGGTGACACAAGTACGTCCCACACTGCCACCCCTGCCCTATTGCCGTGGAGGTTCGTTCCCAGCAGCTTCCTGGTGGAAGAGGCGTTTTTAGGGACCAGGCACCCCAAAAGAGCTGCGACGTGGTGCCGGCGGTCCCCTCCCACGGGGCAGGTGCTGAGAGCCTCTCTCTGTGTCCCCCCAGCATGGGCGTCAGGGTGATGGACACCTCGTGGGTGGCTCGCCGAGGCACCTCGGCGGTGCGCAAGGCGTCCTCCACCCCACCGGCCGCTcagccccccgcgccgcccgccgagCTCCCCGCCGCACCCCACTCGCCCATTCCCGAGCAATCGCCGGATATTTCAGCTACCCCTTCCCCGCCTCCTGCCAGCTTCGGCTTCCCCCCAGGAGCCGAGCGGACAAGGTAAGGCCACCGGCACCTCCGTGTCCCCAACCTGGGCATCCTCCCCGTGCGTGAATCCAGCAGCAAAGGAGCCCCCACAGCCACGCCAGAGGCAGTGGGAGAGGATGCTCAGCATCCCCGGGAGAGGAGCAGCAtcccgggggcagcgggaggaGAGGATGCTCAGCATCCCTGCGGCCGCCGCAGCGTCCCCATCCTGCCGGCCCCGCGGGAGCCGTGCTGCCTTCGGGGCTTTCCCGCGGGTCCCTTGCCCGGCTCGCAGTGGGTGTCACTGGGCTGTAGCGAAATTTGGGCTGGAGGTGCAGGAAGGGTGCAAGGCAAAGCCTAAAGGAGCCCAGTGTCCCCtgagccctgcctctgcccagggTCTGTGTCTGACGACAATTTGCACGGGCCAGATGGGAGAAAGCACTTAAATTCCACTTTTCTGCCTCAAAAAGGGGAGCCGAGCTTTGCAGCCGCCCACGAGCTGTGCTCTGCCCCGAGGTGCACCCATGGATGGGGGTGGCAGCCCCGGGTGGGTCGGGTGGTGCCGTGGGGCCGGAtcctggtggggtggggtgagtCGGGGGGTTGCAGCACCGCGAGGGCTCCGCCGCCGCTGTCCCCTGTCCCGTCCCCCCTGCCAACGCTTCtgctcttttattattttttcctcccgttttgtttttttttggcctttttttatGGTCTTTCTGGACATTTTGCAGCAGGGGTGACCTGGCGTCTGCCTGGCCGGATGGCggctccagccccccccgccccgaggaCGAGCCCCTGTCCCCCGGCTCCTggccccgtccccatccctgggtgcAGCCCCTCTGGCCGGGCTGCAGCCggagccttcctcctccctcctcctcttcctcgctGCCCGCCCCTCACCCTGGCGCCAAGCCTTGCACCCTTCGCCGCTCCCTCCCCCCGTGGCACTGCCCCCAAAACGGGctcccccccggtgcccccccccgccccgcagccctgccgctcccccggggcagccgcccgcccgcccgaGCCGCAGGATCCGGCCCGGCGAGGTAACCACGGGGAACCCCTTcccgggggacggggggacgaCTCGGTGGCCCCGTCACCGCTGTCCCAGGGCGGTGCCGTGGGTCCcgcaggcaggctgggggctgagATACCCCTGCCCGAGGCTGGGGTTGCACCCCCGagacccccccggcccccccagccctgcccgggggctGCGCTCCGGGGCCCGCCTGCGGGATgggcgggggggcagcgggaggagCGGGGGAGTGCGGGAAGGACCTCACGgctctcccttcttcttccgtctctgtgtttaaattttcctttctatttgtTATTAATGTTtaatctttatttaattttatcttatttttattattttggttttatgtttaatttttgaggtttttttcttttgtgttatttatttcttttagttttattattttcgaatttttaatcttactttaatttttccattttttattgtttcattctggtttgttttggtttgcgTTTTACcttgcttttcaatttttttaatttattttaattctccggatgttttctgtttttattcttcgTGCTCGTGTTTCTTCGGTTTTCTTTTTCGTCTTCTTTTTACCTGAGAgcctttttttattgtttccggttctcttctcttctccatttcgGTGCCGGCCCTGTGTATGCCGCCCCCCAGCACTTTAAAGCCCAAGGAGccctcccccggggccgggcagcacagaggcagccccgggccgggcagcgggcagcagccgcccgccgccgccgcccccgccccgcccgccgagCAGAGCCCGCACGCCCCGCGCAAAGGtaggagcggggccgggggcgacGGGCGGGGGTGGCCCCGCTCGGTGCGACCCCCCCAGCGCCCTGAccgcccctcctccccccccttGTCTCTGTCTCGCAGTGGCCAAGAAGCTGGCGCCCATCCCGccccgggcggccgcggggagcAGGGCGGGGGCAGCCCTCCCCGCCagcctctcccccaccccccagcacccctcccctacggccccgccgcccccggggccctgcctgcccgccgggcagccctcccccgccgccgccccccgccccccgccgcccccgcccccaaGTCCCGGCCCACCCCCAAGCCGCGGCCgcgccccgcgctgcccccgccgccccagccccccccggccgcccccggccccccccagcccccggagcTGCCCCGCCGGGACGCCGCGGGCCGCGGGGACGGCGCGCTGACAGGTAAccccgggcagggagcgggagccggccccgccggggcgcgggctcggccggcggcagcggccgggggggggcagctGCTCGTGTCCCAGGGTCTGGCGGCGGTGGCCCTGGGAGGGTGGCGGTGGCCCGGGGAAGGTGGCGATGGGAAGGCGGCAGCGTCCCCGGGAAGATGGAACTGTCCCTGGGACGGTGGTGATGTCCCCAGAGAGGTGGCGATGATGTCCCCGGGAAGGTGGTGATGTTCCTGGGAAGGCGGCAGCGTCCCCGGGAAGGCGGCAGCATCCCCAGGAAGGTGGCAGCGTCCCCGGGAAGGTGGCTATGTCCCCGGGAAGGTGGTGATGTTCCCGGGAAGGTGGCAGCGTCCCCGGGAAGGTGGAACTGTCCCTGGGACGGTGGCGATGTCCCTGGGAAGGTGGCGATGTTCCCAGGAAGGTGGCAgtgtccctgggaaggtgatgatGCACTTGGGAAGGTGATGATGTCCCCAGGAAGGTGACAACGTACCTTGCAAGGTGATAATGACCCTGGAAAGGTGCAACTGTCATCAGGAAGGTGGTGACGTCTCCAGGAAGGTGACAATGTCCCTGGAAAGGTGGAACTGTCACTGGGATGGTGGCAGCATCCTTGGGAAGGTGGTGATGTCCCTGGAAAGGTGACAATGTCCCCAGGAAGGTGGCAGTGTTCCTGGCAAGGTGGAACTGTCCCCAAGAGGATGGCAGTGTCCCCAGGAAGGTGGCATCGTCCCCAGGAAGCACCATGAGGCTGTGCCACTGTTCCTGCTGTTCTGACCTTGTCCCTGGGTTTTGGTGGTGTGTCGTCCCCCCGGTGTCCCTGCAGCAGTGGGGGCTGCGCTGTTTGAGGGGCGCGGTCAGGGTGAGGCTTCGGAAGTGCCAGGTGGCattggggacacctggggacgCGAAGGCCAGGTGACCGTAGGGCCGGGCATGGCTGGGAGCCCCCCGGCTCTGGCCCAGCCGGCCATGGGGGCTCTGCTCCTCCGTCTGCCCGACCTGCCTGCGAGGGGGGGTGGGACAGCACGGGTGGCAGCTAGCCCCCGGGCACCCTGCAGAGCCGGGGCTCGGTGCTCCCCAGGCGGGCAGACTGCCTGTGGTGCGGCGCTGGCACCGGTGAGGCTCTGGCATCAGCACCCTGGCACCAGTGCAGCCCTGGCGTCACACCCAGGCATCGCACCCCGGCGCGGGTGCAGCCCTGGCATTGCGCCGGTGAAGCTCTGGCGTTGCACGCAGGCATCGGTGCGGCCCTGGCACTGCACCCCGGCATGGGCGCAGCCCCCCCGCCATGTGCTCGCGGGAGCTGCTGCCCGTCGCGGAGTCCCcgagcaggcagcagggcctgGCAGGTGCGGGCAGAAGTGCTTTTGCTACCTTGGGGTGGGTTGCTCGGCTCTCAGCAAGGGACGGCGGTGACACCGCCTGCCTTGGGCTGTGGGCCACCCTCTGTCACTTCACACGTGCTGCCTTGCCCtgcggggagaggggacagcGGTGTCACCTGCGCTGagtgggaggagagcagagcatcATGGGGGACAGGCAGCGtacggggacagcggggacgtCGGGACTGGTGTCACAGGCTCCGGCTAGGGTGGGGTGGCACAGAGCAGGGACCCATGGTGACATCCCTGGTTGTGGCACTGACATGGCACCAGCCCTGGTGAGGGGTCCTGCCACTGCGGCGTCCCCCTGACTCTGCCCTCCCTCAGGTCTGCTCCGTTTTGAGGTCCCCTCCCTCCACGTCCCCCCGGATGCCGCCCTGTGCCAGGACCTGCCAGAGGCACCGCAGAGACTCTCAGGGCTGGGCCCGGCCGCccggcaggaggaggaggaggaggaatcgGAGAGCACAGCCCTATGacagtgtccctgtccccaagctCATCCTTGCAGCACCCAGGGGCCAGCACCGGCCACCGGCACCGAGGGCCACCGGCACGCCAGTTTTGGGTGGCAAAACGCCCGGTTTGGGGGCGGTCGCcgttctttatttcattttttttcgCCTTATCCAGACTTTGCCTTTCGACCGGGTGCCTgcgccccccaccccgcagcacCCACGGTCCTGGGGCGACACCGCCATCTCCTCTGTGCCCTAACGGTGGGTGCCACCGGGTACCAGCCACGTGACAAAGAGCTCGCCGGCGCTTTGCAGTGggatttcatttcttcagcttcttcccCCTCCGCTTGTTTGCCGGAGCAGGATGGGACCTGACCAGCAATAACGTGGGGACGCAGGATGCGGCCCCCCGGGCTCTCAGGATGCCGGCGGGTGAGGGTTCGCATCCCTCGGCACCCGCTGTCCCCATGGGTTGGTGGCTTTGGTCATGCATGTGAAGACAAGTTAACCTTTTATCCTTTCCAGAGAGAtaagagagagatatatatatatcggcagagatatatatatattatatatttgtatagatatatagaaaaaatatatagagatttgttttatttggagCCATTCCCGCCCACCCGGTGCACAGAGGGAGGATGGAAATGGCAGTGCttcgccccccgccccgctcgtGCCGTGCCCCTCGCCCCAGGCGGGCACCGGGGGCACCAGCACCCCAAAGCAATCAATAAATCCGTGTGCCACTCGCTGTGAACTGCCCGGCAGCGCTGGCGTTTGGTTAATGCCTGTCGGCACCGGCAGCACCGTGCCCGGCCGTGGCGGTGGGGGTGTTTGGTGGGAGGATGTGGGGTTGGATGAGGGTTGGGGGGGGTAAAATGGTGGGGTGGGGTCTGGGCGGGATGTTGGGGTCCTGGTCCTGTGGGATGGGGCAGCGCCAGGGGTGGGGTGGTCCCAGCCTGGATTTGGGGTGGTCCCAGCCTGTATTGGCGGCCACTGATGGATTTAGGATACGGACTCTCAGAGGGTGCTTTGCTGTAGGAAATGGGGTTTAATGAGGGTTTGGGTGGTAAAATGATGGGGTTTGCTCTATGGGGGCTGCCATAGTCCCAAGGGGTGAGGCAGCATGAGGCCTGGGGTGGCCTCAGCCTGGATTTGGGGTGGTCCCAGCCCAGATTTGGTGCCCAGAGTGGGCACCCACCCAGTTGTGGCAGGTCCTTGCCTGCATTTTGGGGCTGAGCAGTGTGTGTGCGGAGGGGAATCCCACTTGGTGGGGGAGGACAGGCAGTGGATGAGGTTGTATGGCACCAGGGGCTCCCCCGGCCTGGTGGGATGGGGTTGGGGCTGGGACCCTGTTTCGCAGGGTATGGAGGGGCATGTCCAtggggcacggggaggggatGCTCCTGGTGATGATGCTGCCTGGGAAGGCATGGAGGCACCTCTGGGCCATCACACCTGCGGGCAGACACAGGTGCCGGGGAAGGTAAGGTGCTCTGCCTATGCTCGGCACATTCTTGGGGGTTCCCCAGCCTGGGGGCCCCTCTGGTGGAGGAGAGATTGGAAATCCCCCACCCCAAGAAGGGTTGCACGGCTGGGAAGGGTTGCACACCCCAAGCAGCCCCCCCCATGCAACCCCTGGGCTCAGCactgctcccccagcacccccgaAGCCGGTGCAAGGCACCCGACCCAAGgccggggtgcaggggaggCTCGTGGggcacaggagctgctgggctctgcagtGCGTGACATGCCACCAGGAGCCCCAGGGCCACCTCTGacaccagcagctctgggacCTGCTCCAGGAGGGTGTCAGGGATGCTTGGGTGCTCTGGACGTAGCAGAAGGTCTCAGATGTTCAGGTTGGGCCATAAGGGTGGCATCAAAACCCCCACCCAACAGCATCTCTCAGAGCACCTACCACCCTCCAAATCCAACAGCCTTTGGCAATGGTGGCAAAGCACTGGGCAGCACGGCCGTCCCTCCCAGCTgaccccccatccccacggcaTGGCACCCCATGGACACCGGCATGCCATGGCACTGCATGGCCGGTGACATCCCACAGTCAGAGACACGATCACACCCTGTCACCAGTGACATCCCACGGTCAGTGCCCTGAGGAACCTGCTGTGTGCTGGGATGCTGCTTGCCTGGGTGACACATGGGTGTCAAATCCACGTTTGTCCCCTGCTGCAAAGCAGGGTCACAGCCATGGCACCAGCGGTGGCACAGCAAGAGCCTtagcctgcagcagccctccAGCAAGGGACGGTCTCCTCCACCTTCATCTTCTCCTCCACCTCAACCCAATCCTACTTCCTCCATCTCTGCTccacctccatctcctccaGTTCTACCTCCCTCTCtgtccatgtctccttcatcacctccacctccatcccaccTCCTCCATCCCTACCTCCTTCACTTCCACCTTCATCgcctccacctccaccccaaTCCCACCTCCTCCACACTCGTCTCCATCTCCTCTACCCTGatcccacctccacctccatgTCTACCTCCAGcaccctcttcctctcctccactTCTGCCTCCACCTCGATCtcacctcctccacctccatccctACCTCCTGCTGTGCCTGCACCAAGTTTCTCCAGAcatccccttcctctgccttggTGGGTATGGCCGCATGGTACCATGACTCTGGTGCTCTTGGTGCTGCCACCACCCCCAGGACCTCCCACTAGGCACACAGCCACCATGCTGGGGCAGGATCCGGCCAGCACTGACCCCACCAAGCCCCACTCCCAGGCTgatccccaccacccccagccaCAGCACACACCGCAGCGCTGGGACCACCGATGGGACACGAAGCCCTTCCCACCCCTGGATACGTCCCCTGGGATGGACACTGCCCCCAGGCACCGCACCGGGCTCCTTTCACGTGTCTTTAATAGAAACCGCCGGCGGTGGGGCCACAGCCCCCACGTACAAAAGCTGGCTGGAGGAATCGCGTATTGCATAGACCTTGGTGTGGGGGACCCGCCTGCCCCCCCAAAATAGTTgccttttagaaaacaaaaagcgTCTCTGAATAAAACTCTCCTAGTACAATAAATACTCTCGCGCCTTAGAGCTGGCGGAGCCGGGGAGCCGGCGCCTGCCTGCCCACTCCCTGGAAGGGGCATGGGGAGGTGAGAGGGTGATGCCCCCATCTTGAGATGCCCCTGGGTTGGGACGCCCCTGGTTTCAGAGCCACCGGTTCGGGATGCCCCCGGTTTGGAATGCCCCTGGGTTGGGATGCCTTGGGTCGGGCTGCCCTGATTTAGGAGCCCCTGGTTTGGGGTGCTCCCGGTTTGGGATGCCCCCAGGCTGGGAGCCTCCGGTTTGGGATGACCCAGCTTCAGGATACCTGAATGCCTCCAGTTTGGGGGTGCCCTGGTTTGGGAGCCTCCGGTTCGGGAGCCCCCCAGGTCGGGATGCCCCGCTTTGGTATGCCCCAGGTTGGGATGCCCCCAGGTTGAGATGTTCCCGGTTCAAGACGACCCTGCTTTGGGATGCCCTTTTCTTTAGGCATCCCCTGGTTCAGGAGCCCTTGGGTTGAGACACCCCCAGTTTGGGACAGCCCCAGTTTGGGAGCCCCTGCGTCGGGCTGCCCCGCGTGGGGATGCCCACGGGCCGTGGCTCAGAAGCTGGACTCGGGCACGGCCGGGCGGCGCAGGGAGCCCGTGGGCTGCCGTCCCCGCTGCAGCGTGgccccggggggaccccgggcaggcaggggggGCCCCCCCGTGCCCCGGCCCAGCGAGGCCGAGCGCCGCAGGCCCCGCtcggggcgcggggggaggcTGGCCGAGCTCTGCGAGCGCGCCAGGGCCGCTGGGCCGGGGGacaggggggccggggggacgCCGGCCTTCCCCTCCGGCTGCGGCAGCCCGGGGCGGCGGAGCCCCCCCGTGCCCTCCCCGCTCCGCCCGGGGCTGCTCTGGCTTTTGGGGGGCAGGCGCAGGGAGCCCTCGGCGCCGGCGCTGGCGGCTCGCCGCAGCACGGGCACACGCAGGGGCCagcggggggctcggggggtgCCCGGCTCCTCCCGCCCCTTGCCGGGCTGCTTCGGGGGGCCGGctggggcggggccggcggcggcggcggcggcggcggggggggggccggggccgctctCCCCGGCCGCGCCGAGCGGGAGGAGGGAGCGGCGGGtgcagcggggccggcgcccCGACTCCAGGTAGGCCACCAgctcccccgggacccccggccggccccgctcctTGCCGGCGAAGGACCAGCGCGGGGGCACGGCGCTGGGGCGGGCACCGGCGGGCGAGAGCTTGACGCTGAGGCTGCGGCCCTGGAGGCCCCGCACCAAGGGCCTGGCCTCGAAGCCACCTGCAGTTAAAGGAACAGTAGGTTGGGAGGAGGCGGGAGCCACCCCGGGGCgctggggcggggaggggagggggtgctCGGCCTCACCTTTCTCCGGGGCCGCAGGGGCATCGGGGCTGCCGGGCGGAGAGGGCGGCGTGGCCGAGGGACGCGAGGCCGCGGTGTCCCGCGTGCTGCCACCCAGGCGGGCCAGCCAGTGACCCGAGAGCGAGGAGGCGGTGGAGCCTGCGGGGAGCGGGAGGCtgggccgggctgcggggcgaGGGGTCCCGCCGAGCCCGCACCCGCGGCGGTTGGTGCCGTGGCACCCGGGGGCGctcagcagctggggagcacgGGGCCGTGACCAGCTGTGACCAGCATACATGCGTGTGCACGAGCGCGTGGCGAGCGCGAGCACGCCGTGCTGGGCGCTACGCAGCTGCAGTTTCAAGCACGCGGGTGCGCGTGCCCTGCCACGCAGCACACGCCAGCTCTGCTGTGCGGCCGCGTGCCCGCCACGCTGGGCACCCACGTGCACGCATACGTGCACGCGTGCGCGCTCGGCTGGGCTGTGGCACTGCGTGCTCGTGTGCCTGTTCATGCACGTGTGCGCGAGGGTGTGCACGTGGCTGTGCTCTGTGTGCACAACACTGCACGCCGGCGCGCATGGCGTGCATGGGCACACGTGCACACTTGGCTGTGCTGTGTGGGTGTGTGCCTGCCTGCCGTACTGTCCTTGCGTGGGTGTGCATGCGTGTCCGTGTGCACGCGTGTGTatgcagctgtgctgtgtgcaCACACCATACCGTGTGCACGTGCATTagtgctgtgtgtgtgtgcacgcacgcACCGTACCGTGCACGCATGCAGCTGTGCTCTGTGTGCACACCCTGCGCTGTGGATGCACGTGCTGGACACACGCGCATTTGGCTCTGCTGCACGTGCATGTACCATGCTCTGGGCCCGGCTGTGCACTTGGCCGTGCCCTGTGTGCCCAGGGCCGTGGCCTCGGGGTGCCTGGGCGCTGTCGGGGCGCAGGTGGGCAGGGAGGCGGGGGTGCTCACCCCTGACAGAGCTGCCGGCCGACCATGCGGGCACGGCGTTGCGGCGCTGGTAGAAGAGGATGTAGGCGCTGCGGGtgctcacctcctcctcctgcacccccTCCACCCTGCTGTCATCGTAGCTGTACCACCGCCCGTCCAGGGCGTTGCAGCAGTAGGCTGGGGGCAGGGGTgaggggggacacagggggtgagggggggacacggcctctgccctggccccccccatccccaggcccatccccagccccaggatgcagaggggagcaggagtCCCACGGCGCAGGGACAGCCTGCgggtgcagggtgctgctggggggcaCGTCCCAGTGCCATGCCTGCCCTGGCGTGGCTGCAACGCCATCCTGGGTGTCCCCTGCGCCCCAGCTCCCCTGTGCGGTGCCCCACAGCCAATACCCCTGAGGTGCCCCCCAACCCCATGTTGTGCCCCACAGTACAACCCCTGCAgtgtcccccaaaccccacgcCACACCCCCTGCAGTGCCCCCAAATCCTCATGCTGCACACCACACCCCCTGCAGtgccccccccaaaccccccaccTCGCCCCACAGCACACCCCCTGcagtgccccccaccccgcttCCACAGCCCGAGCCCCCTCCCGCACCCCTCCCGCTCACCGGTGTAGTGGCCGCCCTGCATGCTGCCGTGGTGGTTGCAGACGGCATACAGGTCGTAGAGGTAGTCGCGGGGGCAGCTCGGGGGCAGGCACAGGGGGGGCTGCCAGGGCGCCCAGCGCCCCAACAGCTGCCCGCCGGCCTGGCCCCGCTGCGCCACGTGGGGGGCCATGTCGAGACCCCGCAGGGGGAACCTCACCAGCGTGGTGAGTTTGTGCCGGTGCTCAGCTACCTGGCGAAAGCGCTTGAGGTGGATGATGAGGATGTCGGGCAGCGTCCAGAGGCTCAGCTTCACCGTGCCCTGCTGGGGCACCTTGCAGTGCGGGCAGCGCCAGGCGTCGTCCGGAGCCAGCTGGGGACACCACATGCCAcagccacctccctccccaacACCCCCCCTGCCACCTCCAAAGCCACCCCCAGCACCGCCAACTGGCGTGGCTCGCTCCCGGCGGcggctctgccaggtgcaggcagggtgcgggcagggtgTCCGCTGCCCGCGTGGCTGGCAGTGTGCCCGGTACCTGCTCCTCCTTGGTGTAGAGCTGGAAGCACTCGTCCAGcgtgcagctgtgctgctgccggTGCACTTGTTGCTGCAGCCGCACGCTCTCCGCGTCCTGCACCACCTCCTCCTGGATGTTGCCAAAAAGGCTGCGCGGGACGGGGTGGGGGTACACGACACCAGGGTGGTCGGGGAGGGTgacctgggtgctggggtgtccccccaccctgggTGCAAGGCACTCACCGCTCTTTGGTGCTCATGTCCCACTCCACCGTCAGCTTCACATGGGGAGGGCCACCCGCCCCACTCAGCTGCAGTGCTCTGGGGGTGAGGACGAGGCGAGAggtcccccaaaatcccctgCCCCCATGGTGCCACCTTCTTGCCAGCCCGCGGTGGCAGGCGGGGGCGGCCACCACCTCCCCGAGCAGCACCCATGGCAGGGACACACGGGGCTGGGGACCCAGCCCAGTCCCTGGTAAGCAGGGTGGCCACCTGTGGCCACCCATGGTGACACCACTGGCCACCCATGGTGAAACTGGCCAGTCGCTGGGACACCTTTGGCCAACCATGGAACCAACACAACCACCCACAGAGACACCACGGCCACCCGTGGGGACACTGTGGCCAGCCACGGTGACACCACTGGCCACCCCTGGGGAACGAGGGGACAGTCTGGGGACAATCCCATCCCCGCAGGCACCCTTACCTGTCGACGGCGGGGTGGCAGAGAGGGCGGGGGTCCTCCGGGGACAGGTAGGCGCAGGGGGCCGAGCCCCCAGCCAGTCGGATGCGGAAGAGGGCTCCCGTGCCCTGCAAAGGgagagggggctgtggggctggctggggggcagagccccccctGCCCTCTGGCGTCACCTGAGGGGAGCTGTGCTTCGTGACATGGGACAGAAAGAGCCCCAAAAACCAGATTTCTTTGGTCTCCGTGGTCAGGCTGGCAGGGACACCCATGGGGAGGGGGacgcggggctgggggatgaCCTGTCCCACTGGCTGCAGTGTGGCTGGGGGGCAAAGGGGCAGCATGGGGACACCAGCACCCATAGGATGGTGGcacctgggtgctggggagggtggctgggctggggtggcTCTGCCATGGGAGCTGGGTGGCACTGCGGCCACCCACGGTGTCACCATTGGCCACCTGTAGTGACAATGTGACCACCCACAGGGACACCACTGGCCACCCGTGATGACACCATTGGCCACCCACAGGACAACATGACCACCCACAGGGAGACCACTGCCACCAACAGTGGCCACCCACTGTGACACCACTGGCTGCCTGCAGTGCAAATACAACCCACAGGGACAGCACGGCCACCCACAGCGACCATCAGCCGCCAGCGTCAACAACGCAAccacccccagggccaccacAACCACCCACGGTGACACCGTTGGCCACCCGCGGCGACTCTGCAGCCAAACACAGCTCCACCACGGTCACCCACGGTGACACCACAGCCAGCGGCAGGGCCGCCACGGCCACCCACGGCTGCACCACGGCCACCCATGGAGACTCCACGGCcaccatcccccccccccccacggcCACGGTGACAGCAGGGGCCAGCAGCCCCGGCCGAGCGTGCCCCCGGGAGGGGACAGCGGCGTCCCCCCTCCAGCTCACCTGCGCCCGCACCTCTCCCCGCAGCAGGGCCCGCAGCTGGGCCAGGAtgctctgctggagctgctcccaGGAGACGCCCCGCTCCTCCCGCAGCACCAGCGGTGGCCCGAacctggggacagcgggggacACCCG contains:
- the USP43 gene encoding LOW QUALITY PROTEIN: ubiquitin carboxyl-terminal hydrolase 43 (The sequence of the model RefSeq protein was modified relative to this genomic sequence to represent the inferred CDS: inserted 1 base in 1 codon; deleted 1 base in 1 codon), with the protein product MWCQPAQGGQEAAKASGLCQRWRGGGGGGGGGGPGRRRGGGGXPAGRRAAGGRRRRALRSLGSLAGRLLRTWARLAGGRGRRRAAPEDDEGGFRGGGPGGERRRRRPGAAAAAAGGSGSGGERPPGAQGLRNHGNTCFMNAVVQCLSNTAPLAEFLALGRYRARGARAEVTHRLAALVRALWTRDYTPQLSAEFKNIVSKHSSQFRGNAQHDALEFLLWLLDRMHEDLGAASPAQQSRVPEEPGEDGSGSAGSSPPATQHPRGQSFVQSHFQAQYRSSLTCPHCLKQSNTFDPFLCISLPIPLRQTRALNVTLVLQCERRRFVRVGLAVPLRGTVAELREMVAREGRVPPEQVILAEVSPRGFLRSLGDAEALAAAGEAAPLYAFQPPPAGRAGCPRSLPASPGAAQPEGQRLPPAAARSSDCLHRGAGGRILLLLCNTAGAGPRLARFGPPLVLREERGVSWEQLQQSILAQLRALLRGEVRAQGTGALFRIRLAGGSAPCAYLSPEDPRPLCHPAVDRALQLSGAGGPPHVKLTVEWDMSTKERLFGNIQEEVVQDAESVRLQQQVHRQQHSCTLDECFQLYTKEEQLAPDDAWRCPHCKVPQQGTVKLSLWTLPDILIIHLKRFRQVAEHRHKLTTLVRFPLRGLDMAPHVAQRGQAGGQLLGRWAPWQPPLCLPPSCPRDYLYDLYAVCNHHGSMQGGHYTAYCCNALDGRWYSYDDSRVEGVQEEEVSTRSAYILFYQRRNAVPAWSAGSSVRGSTASSLSGHWLARLGGSTRDTAASRPSATPPSPPGSPDAPAAPEKGGFEARPLVRGLQGRSLSVKLSPAGARPSAVPPRWSFAGKERGRPGVPGELVAYLESGRRPRCTRRSLLPLGAAGESGPGPPPAAAAAAAGPAPAGPPKQPGKGREEPGTPRAPRWPLRVPVLRRAASAGAEGSLRLPPKSQSSPGRSGEGTGGLRRPGLPQPEGKAGVPPAPLSPGPAALARSQSSASLPPRPERGLRRSASLGRGTGGPPLPARGPPGATLQRGRQPTGSLRRPAVPESSF